A stretch of Castanea sativa cultivar Marrone di Chiusa Pesio chromosome 2, ASM4071231v1 DNA encodes these proteins:
- the LOC142624060 gene encoding GDP-mannose 4,6 dehydratase 1: MASEIDNSRSGSTTNGESPPCAPHKVALITGITGQDGSYLTEFLLDKGYEVHGLIRRSSNFNTQRINHIYIDPHNAHKARMKLHYADLTDASSLRRWLDTILPDEVYNLAAQSHVAVSFEIPDYTADVVATGALRLLEAVRSHIAATGRNHIRYYQAGSSEMFGSTPPPQSETTPFHPRSPYAASKCAAHWYTVNYREAYGIFACNGILFNHESPRRGENFVTRKITRAVGRIKIGLQSKLFLGNLQASRDWGFAGDYVEAMWMMLQQEKPDDYVVATEDSHTVEEFLQVAFGYVGLNWKDHVVIDKRYFRPTEVDNLKGDASRAKKVLGWKPKVGFEQLVKMMVDEDVELAKREKVLVDAGYMDAQQQP, encoded by the coding sequence atggcGTCCGAGATCGACAATTCCAGATCCGGATCTACAACCAACGGCGAATCTCCTCCATGCGCGCCACACAAAGTCGCACTGATCACCGGAATTACCGGCCAAGACGGTTCCTACCTGACCGAGTTTTTACTCGACAAAGGCTACGAGGTACACGGCTTGATCCGACGGTCCTCCAACTTCAACACTCAGCGAATCAACCACATCTACATCGACCCCCACAACGCCCACAAGGCTCGAATGAAGCTCCACTATGCTGACCTCACCGATGCCTCCTCTCTTCGTCGCTGGCTCGACACGATTCTCCCAGACGAGGTTTACAACCTCGCTGCCCAATCCCACGTGGCTGTCTCATTCGAGATCCCAGACTACACTGCCGATGTTGTCGCCACCGGGGCCCTCCGTCTCCTCGAAGCGGTTCGATCCCACATCGCCGCCACTGGGCGCAACCATATTCGGTACTACCAAGCTGGATCCTCCGAAATGTTCGGCTCGACGCCGCCTCCGCAGTCGGAAACGACGCCGTTTCACCCTCGATCCCCTTACGCCGCGTCGAAATGCGCGGCGCATTGGTACACCGTGAATTACAGGGAAGCGTATGGGATTTTCGCGTGTAATGGGATATTGTTCAACCACGAATCGCCGAGGAGGGGTGAGAATTTCGTGACCCGGAAGATCACGCGCGCGGTTGGGCGAATCAAGATTGGGTTGCAGAGCAAGCTGTTTCTTGGGAATTTGCAGGCTTCGAGGGATTGGGGTTTCGCTGGGGATTACGTGGAAGCTATGTGGATGATGTTGCAGCAAGAGAAGCCAGATGATTACGTGGTGGCCACGGAAGATTCTCACACTGTGGAGGAGTTCTTGCAGGTTGCGTTTGGGTATGTGGGTTTGAATTGGAAAGATCATGTAGTGATTGACAAGAGGTATTTTAGGCCTACTGAGGTTGATAACCTTAAGGGAGATGCAAGCAGAGCTAAGAAAGTTCTTGGTTGGAAGCCTAAGGTTGG